In Rhodovulum sulfidophilum DSM 1374, the following are encoded in one genomic region:
- the hutU gene encoding urocanate hydratase: MTDPRHNTRDIFPPTGPEITAKSWQTEAPMRMLMNNLHPDVAENPHELVVYGGIGRAARTWQDFDLMVETLKTLEDDQTMLVQSGKPVGVFRTHRDAPRVLIANSNLVPHWATWEHFNELDRKGLAMYGQMTAGSWIYIGAQGIVQGTYETFAEAGRQHYDGNLRGKWILTGGLGGMGGAQPLAAVMAGACCLAVECDEDHADFRIRTRYCDEKTHSLDEALAMIGRWTEAGEAKSVALIGNAADVFPEILRRMQAGEPLPNGRPDIVTDQTSAHDPFHGYLPKGWTVAEWRARQESDPKGVATAARASMKDHVAAMVGFWNAGIPTLDYGNNIRQMALEEGLEDAFAFPGFVPAYIRPLFCRGVGPFRWAALSGDPEDIYKTDAKMKELFPENAGLHRWLDMARERIAFQGLPARIMWIGLGERHRAGLAINEMVRNGELKAPVVIGRDHLDSGSVASPNRETEAMKDGSDAVSDWPLLNALLNTASGATWVSLHHGGGVGMGFSQHAGMVICCDGSEEADRRLERVLWNDPATGVMRHADAGYEIARDCAREYGLTLPGILK, translated from the coding sequence ATGACCGATCCGCGCCACAACACCCGTGACATCTTTCCGCCGACGGGCCCCGAGATCACCGCGAAAAGCTGGCAGACCGAGGCGCCGATGCGGATGCTGATGAACAACCTGCATCCCGACGTGGCCGAGAACCCGCATGAGCTGGTCGTCTATGGCGGCATCGGCCGCGCGGCGCGCACCTGGCAGGATTTCGACCTGATGGTCGAGACGCTGAAAACGCTTGAGGACGACCAGACCATGCTGGTGCAGTCTGGCAAGCCCGTGGGCGTCTTCCGCACCCATCGCGACGCCCCGCGCGTGCTGATCGCCAATTCGAACCTCGTGCCGCACTGGGCCACCTGGGAGCATTTCAACGAGCTCGACCGCAAGGGCCTGGCGATGTACGGCCAGATGACCGCCGGGTCCTGGATCTATATCGGCGCGCAGGGCATCGTGCAGGGCACCTACGAGACCTTCGCCGAGGCCGGGCGTCAGCATTATGACGGCAATCTCAGGGGCAAATGGATCCTGACCGGCGGCCTTGGCGGCATGGGCGGCGCGCAGCCGCTGGCCGCGGTGATGGCGGGCGCCTGCTGCCTGGCGGTGGAATGCGACGAGGATCACGCGGACTTCCGCATCCGCACCCGCTATTGCGACGAGAAGACCCACAGCCTCGACGAGGCGCTGGCGATGATCGGGCGCTGGACCGAGGCCGGAGAGGCCAAGTCGGTCGCGCTGATCGGAAATGCCGCCGATGTCTTCCCCGAGATCCTGCGCCGGATGCAGGCGGGCGAGCCGCTGCCGAACGGGCGGCCCGACATCGTCACCGACCAGACCTCGGCCCATGACCCGTTCCACGGCTATCTGCCGAAAGGCTGGACCGTGGCCGAGTGGCGCGCCCGGCAGGAGAGCGACCCCAAGGGCGTCGCGACGGCCGCCCGGGCCAGCATGAAGGACCATGTCGCGGCGATGGTGGGCTTCTGGAATGCGGGCATCCCGACCCTCGATTACGGCAACAACATCCGCCAGATGGCGCTGGAAGAGGGGCTCGAGGATGCCTTCGCCTTCCCGGGCTTCGTGCCGGCCTATATCCGCCCGCTGTTCTGCCGGGGCGTGGGGCCGTTCCGCTGGGCCGCCCTTTCGGGCGATCCCGAGGACATCTACAAGACCGACGCGAAGATGAAGGAGCTGTTCCCCGAGAATGCCGGGCTGCATCGCTGGCTCGACATGGCGCGCGAGCGCATCGCCTTCCAGGGCCTGCCCGCGCGGATCATGTGGATCGGGCTGGGCGAGCGCCACCGGGCCGGGCTTGCGATCAACGAGATGGTGCGCAACGGCGAGCTGAAGGCCCCCGTCGTGATCGGCCGCGACCATCTGGACAGCGGCTCGGTCGCCTCGCCCAACCGCGAAACCGAGGCGATGAAGGACGGCTCGGACGCGGTCAGCGACTGGCCGCTGCTGAACGCGCTGCTCAACACCGCCTCGGGCGCGACCTGGGTGTCGCTGCATCATGGCGGCGGCGTCGGCATGGGGTTCAGCCAGCATGCCGGCATGGTGATCTGCTGCGACGGGTCCGAAGAGGCCGACCGCAGGCTCGAACGCGTGCTCTGGAACGACCCGGCCACCGGCGTCATGCGCCATGCCGATGCGGGCTACGAGATCGCGCGCGACTGTGCCCGCGAATACGGGCTGACCCTGCCGGGCATCCTGAAATGA
- a CDS encoding HutD/Ves family protein, which produces MRPIRRNDLEPRPWKNGGGLTWELAAFPEGAGFSDMLWRISLAEVGSDGPFSAFPGIDRTLTVLAGRGMILDFGAGEVKLGEDSAPLSFPGEAPVTARLSAGAILDINVMTRRGRAAHAVHALSAGEPAPRDTRVLVARQNPVTADGFALAPGEALMSDPGRDLGGAVGDAPMLAVSLRLVP; this is translated from the coding sequence ATGAGGCCTATCCGCCGCAACGATCTGGAGCCCCGGCCCTGGAAGAACGGCGGCGGGCTGACCTGGGAGCTTGCCGCCTTCCCAGAAGGCGCGGGCTTTTCCGACATGCTGTGGCGGATCAGCCTGGCCGAGGTTGGCTCGGACGGCCCGTTCTCGGCCTTTCCCGGCATCGACCGCACCCTGACGGTGCTGGCGGGCCGGGGCATGATCCTCGATTTCGGGGCCGGAGAGGTCAAGCTGGGCGAAGACTCGGCCCCCCTCTCCTTCCCCGGCGAAGCCCCGGTGACGGCCCGGCTGAGCGCGGGCGCGATCCTCGACATCAACGTCATGACCCGGCGCGGCCGGGCCGCTCATGCGGTCCATGCCCTTTCGGCAGGCGAACCGGCCCCGCGCGACACCAGGGTGCTGGTCGCGCGGCAAAACCCGGTCACCGCCGACGGTTTTGCCCTTGCACCCGGCGAGGCGCTCATGTCCGATCCGGGGCGGGACCTGGGCGGAGCGGTCGGGGACGCGCCGATGCTGGCGGTCAGCCTCCGACTTGTGCCATGA
- a CDS encoding transporter substrate-binding domain-containing protein — MTLRLSMKSALFGLSALALSASGALADQLSDIQAAGKIVAATEMHYAPFDMLEKGEYVGFDRDLFDEVAKELGVTPEYQDLPWTSILPGLEVDKFDFVLAPVTMTAERAERYAFTLPISDSTVAFVQRTGGDMETPEDAKGKTVGVQKGTAQQAQLEAYAETIGGIKIKEYGTPDEAYADLMTRRLDAVAGSAPLLDYLAKSRPEQFSVVKPPFGKPTYFAWVARQGEGDTLVAAINEALIKIQEDGRMAKIQEKWFGTATELPQEMPEL, encoded by the coding sequence ATGACGCTTCGTCTTTCGATGAAATCCGCGCTTTTCGGTCTCAGTGCCCTGGCGCTGAGCGCGTCGGGCGCGCTGGCCGACCAGCTGTCCGACATCCAGGCCGCCGGCAAGATCGTCGCCGCCACCGAGATGCATTACGCGCCGTTCGACATGCTGGAGAAGGGCGAATATGTCGGCTTCGACCGCGACCTCTTCGATGAGGTTGCCAAGGAGCTGGGCGTGACACCCGAATATCAGGACCTGCCCTGGACCTCGATCCTGCCCGGTCTCGAGGTCGACAAGTTCGATTTCGTTCTGGCCCCGGTGACGATGACCGCCGAACGCGCCGAACGCTATGCCTTCACCCTGCCGATCTCGGATTCGACCGTGGCCTTCGTGCAGCGCACCGGCGGTGACATGGAAACGCCCGAAGACGCCAAGGGCAAGACCGTGGGCGTGCAGAAGGGCACCGCCCAGCAGGCCCAGCTCGAGGCCTATGCCGAGACGATCGGCGGCATCAAGATCAAGGAATACGGCACCCCCGACGAGGCCTATGCCGACCTGATGACCCGCCGTCTCGACGCGGTGGCGGGCTCGGCGCCGCTTCTCGACTATCTCGCCAAGAGCCGGCCGGAACAGTTCTCGGTGGTCAAGCCGCCCTTCGGCAAGCCCACCTATTTCGCCTGGGTCGCGCGCCAGGGCGAGGGCGACACGCTGGTCGCCGCGATCAACGAGGCGCTGATCAAGATCCAGGAGGACGGGCGGATGGCCAAGATCCAGGAGAAATGGTTCGGCACCGCGACCGAGCTTCCGCAGGAAATGCCCGAGCTCTGA
- a CDS encoding amino acid ABC transporter permease → MFSFQTIVENLPVLLGAARYTLLISVLGCLQGLILGAILCAAALSKRKSLRRAAGLYVSFFRGVPLLIQLLVAYYLLPVIGINVPPLAAAVLTVGLCAAAYLAEVLRGSINAIPKGQAEAALAIGMSPGNLWVRVLLPQALKIGLPAIVNELILLVKASSLVTVVGIVEITRMSQSIASSTYRYLEIYLAAAFLYLAINLVIAAAGRLLERRLTV, encoded by the coding sequence GTGTTTTCCTTTCAGACCATCGTCGAGAACCTGCCGGTGCTTCTGGGCGCCGCGCGCTACACGCTGCTGATCTCGGTCCTGGGCTGCCTGCAGGGGCTGATCCTGGGCGCGATCCTCTGTGCGGCGGCGCTGTCGAAGCGCAAGTCGCTGCGCCGCGCGGCCGGGCTCTATGTCAGCTTCTTCCGGGGCGTGCCGCTGCTGATCCAGCTGCTGGTGGCCTATTACCTGCTGCCGGTCATCGGCATCAACGTGCCGCCTCTGGCCGCCGCCGTACTGACCGTCGGGCTCTGCGCCGCGGCCTATCTGGCCGAGGTGCTGCGCGGCTCGATCAACGCCATTCCGAAGGGCCAGGCCGAGGCCGCGCTGGCCATCGGCATGAGCCCGGGCAATCTCTGGGTCAGGGTCTTGCTGCCGCAGGCGCTCAAGATCGGCCTGCCCGCCATCGTCAACGAGCTGATCCTGCTGGTGAAGGCCAGTTCGCTGGTGACCGTCGTCGGCATCGTCGAGATCACCCGGATGAGCCAGTCGATCGCCTCCTCGACCTATCGCTATCTCGAGATTTACCTCGCCGCCGCCTTCCTCTATCTCGCGATCAACCTGGTGATCGCCGCGGCCGGGCGGCTTCTGGAACGGAGGCTGACGGTCTGA
- a CDS encoding amino acid ABC transporter permease: MLEMLHRYGPDLLTGFGLTLLTWVLGTAGGLVLGFLMEMARRFGPRIWVGWPIRAYVEFIRGTPFLVQLFVLYYGGPLIGLRLDALPAGVLGLSLYGAAYFTEILRAGFDAVPKGQIEAARAIGLPGRTIVWRIMLPVMMVSALPALVNFAIILTKETVILSMITVPEIMFQTQTMMSETFAFVLPILILALFFWGFVEVISRFGRRLERRFTHYLLEES, translated from the coding sequence ATGCTGGAAATGCTGCACCGCTACGGCCCCGACCTTCTGACCGGCTTCGGGCTGACGCTTCTGACCTGGGTGCTGGGCACCGCGGGCGGGCTCGTCCTGGGCTTCCTGATGGAAATGGCGCGCCGCTTCGGGCCCCGGATCTGGGTCGGCTGGCCGATCCGGGCCTATGTCGAATTCATCCGCGGCACGCCCTTCCTGGTCCAGCTTTTCGTGCTGTACTATGGCGGGCCGCTGATCGGGCTGAGGCTCGACGCGCTGCCCGCGGGCGTGCTGGGCCTGTCGCTTTACGGCGCCGCCTATTTCACCGAGATCCTGCGCGCGGGCTTCGATGCCGTGCCCAAGGGCCAGATCGAGGCCGCCCGCGCCATCGGCCTGCCCGGGCGCACCATCGTCTGGCGCATCATGCTGCCGGTGATGATGGTCTCGGCCCTGCCCGCGCTGGTGAATTTCGCGATCATCCTGACCAAGGAAACCGTCATCCTGTCGATGATCACCGTGCCCGAGATCATGTTCCAGACCCAGACCATGATGAGCGAGACCTTCGCCTTCGTGCTGCCGATCCTGATCCTCGCGCTGTTCTTCTGGGGCTTCGTCGAGGTGATCTCGCGGTTCGGCCGCCGCCTCGAACGCCGCTTCACCCACTATCTTCTCGAAGAAAGCTGA
- a CDS encoding amino acid ABC transporter ATP-binding protein produces the protein MSLEPTATTPASAHLRAVNKFYGDFQALKDITLDIPPGKVTCLIGPSGSGKSTLLRCINFLEEYDSGEVRIDDRLIGYETPGGRRMSGRRLREMRRDIGMVFQQFNLWPHMTALQNVAEGLERVRGLKHAEATECAREALAKVGLADKEANHPSRLSGGQQQRVAIARAIAMQPRIMLFDEPTSALDPELVGEVLAVMKQLAAEGMTMVVVTHEMGFAAHVADRVVFMERGELVAAGAPREIFQNPTDQRLASFLQGYRERNSLDF, from the coding sequence ATGTCCCTCGAGCCCACCGCCACCACTCCCGCCTCGGCGCATCTGCGCGCGGTCAACAAGTTCTACGGCGACTTCCAGGCGCTGAAGGACATCACGCTCGACATCCCGCCCGGCAAGGTGACCTGCCTGATCGGGCCGTCCGGATCCGGCAAGTCGACGCTGCTGCGCTGCATCAACTTCCTCGAGGAATATGACAGCGGCGAGGTGCGCATCGACGACCGGCTGATCGGCTACGAGACCCCGGGCGGGCGGCGGATGTCGGGGCGGCGCCTGCGCGAGATGCGGCGCGATATCGGCATGGTGTTCCAGCAGTTCAACCTCTGGCCGCACATGACCGCGCTGCAGAACGTGGCCGAGGGGCTGGAACGGGTGCGCGGGCTGAAACATGCCGAGGCGACAGAATGCGCGCGCGAGGCGCTGGCCAAGGTCGGGCTCGCCGACAAGGAGGCCAACCATCCCAGCCGTCTGTCGGGCGGCCAGCAGCAGCGCGTGGCCATCGCCCGCGCCATCGCCATGCAGCCCCGGATCATGCTGTTCGACGAGCCGACCAGCGCGCTCGACCCAGAACTTGTGGGCGAGGTTCTGGCGGTGATGAAGCAGCTTGCCGCCGAGGGCATGACCATGGTCGTCGTCACCCACGAGATGGGCTTTGCCGCCCATGTCGCCGACCGGGTGGTGTTCATGGAGCGCGGCGAGCTGGTCGCCGCGGGCGCCCCGCGCGAGATCTTCCAGAACCCGACCGATCAGCGGCTGGCAAGCTTCCTGCAGGGCTATCGCGAACGCAACTCGCTCGACTTCTAG
- a CDS encoding alpha/beta hydrolase: protein MRLFALLSLFCPTVALAGPVQIEGPAGPLEAEALAAPGARAAVVIVPGSGPVDRDGNAPALGLHSDSYRLLAEALQTAGIASLRIDKRGFGGSAGAIADPNDVTIAAYAGDLRRWVARAAGLAPCVWIAGHSEGGLVALVAAEEPPEALCGLILMATPGRPVGQLLVEQMRALPGNAPLMPEIEAMVATLEAGGRRDPETLPPPLRPLFGAGLQDYMADLFAYDPAAVAAGWHGPVLILQGGADMQVQPEDAGLLAAAMPQARRADLPGVTHMLKADLPGRPYATYTDPALPLAPGVVPAILEAVEGR, encoded by the coding sequence ATGCGCCTTTTCGCGCTTCTTTCGCTTTTCTGCCCCACCGTCGCCCTGGCCGGGCCGGTGCAGATCGAGGGCCCCGCGGGCCCGCTCGAGGCTGAGGCCCTGGCGGCGCCGGGGGCGCGTGCGGCGGTGGTGATCGTGCCGGGCTCGGGGCCGGTCGATCGCGACGGCAACGCACCGGCGCTGGGGCTGCACTCGGACAGCTACCGGCTTCTGGCCGAGGCCCTGCAGACGGCGGGCATCGCCTCGCTCCGGATCGACAAGCGCGGCTTCGGCGGCAGCGCGGGCGCCATCGCCGACCCGAATGACGTGACCATTGCCGCCTATGCCGGGGATCTGCGCCGCTGGGTGGCGCGCGCCGCCGGGCTTGCGCCCTGCGTCTGGATCGCGGGCCATTCCGAGGGCGGGCTGGTCGCGCTGGTGGCGGCCGAGGAGCCGCCCGAGGCGCTGTGCGGGCTGATCCTGATGGCCACGCCCGGCCGCCCGGTCGGGCAGCTGTTGGTCGAGCAGATGCGGGCGCTGCCGGGCAACGCGCCGCTGATGCCCGAGATCGAGGCCATGGTCGCGACGCTGGAGGCGGGCGGCCGCCGCGATCCCGAGACCTTGCCGCCGCCGCTCCGGCCGCTGTTCGGGGCCGGGCTGCAGGACTACATGGCCGATCTTTTCGCCTATGATCCGGCGGCGGTGGCCGCGGGCTGGCACGGGCCTGTGCTGATCCTGCAGGGCGGGGCCGACATGCAGGTGCAGCCAGAGGATGCCGGGCTGTTGGCGGCGGCGATGCCGCAGGCGAGGCGGGCCGACCTGCCCGGCGTGACCCATATGCTGAAGGCCGACCTGCCGGGCCGGCCCTATGCCACCTATACCGACCCCGCGCTGCCGCTGGCGCCGGGTGTCGTCCCGGCGATCCTGGAGGCGGTCGAAGGGCGGTGA
- a CDS encoding HAD-IC family P-type ATPase, producing MPDRSDRPFHALTAEETLAELSAGPGGLAPAEAAERLALHGPNRLPEPPGRNAVLRFLAQFHNVLIYVLIVAAGVTAALQHWVDTGVILAVVLVNAVIGFVQEGRAEQAMAAIRDMLAPRSAVLRGGRRVTVEAADLVPGDVVLIEAGDRVPADLRLIEARGLRVEEAILTGESVPVEKAVAAVAPEAALAERLPMLFSGTLAAAGTGRGVVVATGPATQIGRISGMLASVETLTTPLVRQMDLFARWLTVFILLVAGSLLAYGFYVGHMSFGELFMAVVGLSVAAIPEGLPAVLTITLAVGVQAMARRNAIVRRLPAIETLGSVSVICSDKTGTLTRNEMMAARLALGEAELAVAGEGYAPEGEVCPVDVAPGPGSEAGSGAATDPELLAALARAAALCNDAVLHEEGGVWRVEGDPMEGALLALAGKIGQGARDRARRDAIPFDAAHRYMAVLVDAPEGGAELLVKGAPEAVLALCADRIAPGGGTVPIVPAHWHRKVEELAADGLRVLALARRAMPAGQEGLSHDDLAGRLSLIGLVGLIDPPRPEAIAAVADCHSAGIRVKMITGDHAATARAIAAEIGLKNTDRVLTGADVEALDDAELAAAATGTDIFARTSPAHKLRLVTALQARGLTVAMTGDGVNDAPALKRADAGIAMGLKGSAAAREAAELVLADDNFASIAAAVREGRTVYDNIKKVISWTLPTNAGEALTIVVALFAGMMLPITAVQILWVNLITAVTLGLALAFEPSEPGTMRRPPRARTEPLLTGGLIWHIVLVSGLFVLAVFGIFAYATERGHDPALAQTMAMNTLVVLEIFHLFFIRNIHGTSLTWTGLRGTRIVWACVLTVTGAQVAVTYLPLLQPVFGTRPVPLEDGLLIVGIGAVFFALIETEKQMRLAFRRGQHGT from the coding sequence ATGCCAGACCGTTCCGACCGACCCTTCCACGCCCTGACCGCCGAGGAGACCCTGGCCGAGCTGTCGGCCGGGCCGGGCGGGCTTGCGCCTGCCGAGGCTGCCGAGAGGCTGGCCCTCCACGGCCCCAACCGGCTGCCCGAGCCGCCCGGCCGGAACGCGGTCCTGCGCTTCCTCGCGCAGTTCCACAACGTGCTGATCTATGTGCTGATCGTCGCCGCCGGGGTGACGGCCGCGCTGCAGCACTGGGTCGATACCGGGGTGATCCTGGCGGTGGTCCTGGTAAATGCGGTGATCGGCTTCGTGCAGGAGGGTCGGGCCGAGCAGGCGATGGCCGCGATCCGCGACATGCTGGCGCCGCGCTCGGCGGTGCTGCGGGGCGGGCGCCGGGTGACGGTCGAGGCGGCCGATCTGGTGCCGGGCGATGTGGTGCTGATCGAGGCGGGCGACCGGGTTCCGGCCGATCTCCGGCTGATCGAGGCGCGCGGGCTGCGGGTCGAAGAGGCGATCCTGACGGGCGAATCCGTCCCGGTCGAGAAGGCGGTGGCCGCCGTGGCGCCCGAGGCGGCGCTGGCCGAGCGTCTGCCGATGCTGTTCAGCGGCACGCTGGCGGCGGCAGGCACCGGGCGCGGCGTCGTGGTGGCGACCGGGCCCGCCACCCAGATCGGGCGGATCAGCGGCATGCTGGCCTCGGTCGAGACGCTGACGACGCCCCTGGTCCGGCAGATGGATCTGTTCGCGCGCTGGCTGACGGTCTTCATCCTGCTGGTGGCGGGCAGCCTGCTGGCCTACGGCTTCTATGTCGGCCACATGTCCTTTGGCGAACTGTTCATGGCGGTGGTCGGCCTGTCGGTCGCGGCCATCCCCGAGGGCCTTCCGGCGGTCCTGACGATCACGCTGGCGGTGGGGGTCCAGGCGATGGCGCGGCGCAATGCCATCGTCCGCCGGCTGCCCGCGATCGAGACGCTGGGCTCGGTCTCGGTGATCTGCTCGGACAAGACCGGCACGCTGACCCGGAACGAGATGATGGCGGCGCGGCTGGCGCTGGGCGAGGCCGAGCTTGCCGTCGCAGGCGAGGGCTACGCGCCCGAGGGGGAGGTGTGCCCGGTCGATGTCGCGCCCGGGCCCGGGAGCGAGGCCGGGAGCGGGGCCGCGACCGATCCCGAACTGCTGGCCGCGCTGGCAAGGGCGGCCGCGCTTTGCAATGACGCGGTCCTGCATGAGGAGGGCGGCGTCTGGCGGGTCGAGGGCGACCCGATGGAGGGCGCGCTGCTGGCGCTTGCGGGCAAGATCGGGCAGGGCGCCCGCGACCGAGCCCGCCGCGACGCCATACCCTTCGATGCGGCCCATCGCTACATGGCGGTGCTGGTCGACGCCCCGGAGGGCGGGGCCGAGCTGTTGGTCAAGGGCGCGCCCGAGGCGGTGCTGGCGCTTTGCGCCGACCGGATCGCGCCGGGCGGCGGCACCGTCCCCATCGTCCCCGCGCACTGGCATCGCAAGGTCGAGGAGCTGGCCGCCGACGGGCTGCGGGTGCTGGCGCTGGCGCGCCGGGCCATGCCTGCCGGGCAGGAGGGGCTCTCGCACGACGATCTCGCGGGGCGGCTCAGCCTGATCGGCCTGGTGGGCCTGATCGACCCGCCGCGGCCCGAGGCCATCGCGGCCGTGGCCGACTGCCATTCGGCGGGGATCCGGGTCAAGATGATCACCGGCGACCATGCCGCGACAGCCCGTGCCATCGCCGCCGAGATCGGGCTGAAGAACACCGACCGGGTGCTGACCGGCGCCGATGTCGAGGCGCTGGACGATGCCGAACTGGCTGCCGCGGCGACCGGTACCGACATTTTCGCCCGCACCTCTCCGGCGCACAAGCTGCGGCTGGTGACGGCGCTGCAGGCGCGGGGGCTGACCGTGGCGATGACCGGCGACGGGGTGAATGACGCGCCCGCGCTCAAGCGCGCGGATGCGGGCATCGCCATGGGCCTGAAGGGCAGCGCCGCCGCCCGCGAGGCGGCCGAGCTGGTTCTGGCCGACGACAATTTCGCCTCGATCGCGGCGGCGGTGCGCGAGGGCCGCACGGTCTATGACAACATCAAGAAGGTGATCAGCTGGACCCTGCCCACCAATGCGGGCGAGGCCCTGACCATCGTCGTGGCGCTGTTCGCGGGCATGATGCTGCCGATCACGGCGGTACAGATCCTCTGGGTCAACCTCATCACCGCAGTGACCCTTGGCCTTGCGCTGGCCTTCGAGCCATCCGAGCCCGGCACCATGCGCCGCCCGCCCCGGGCCCGGACCGAGCCGCTTCTGACTGGCGGGCTGATCTGGCATATCGTGCTGGTCTCGGGGCTTTTCGTGCTGGCGGTTTTCGGTATCTTTGCCTATGCGACCGAGCGCGGCCATGATCCGGCGCTGGCCCAGACCATGGCGATGAACACGCTGGTCGTGCTCGAGATCTTCCATCTCTTCTTCATCCGCAACATCCATGGCACCTCGCTGACCTGGACGGGGTTGCGCGGCACGCGGATCGTCTGGGCCTGCGTGCTGACGGTGACGGGGGCGCAAGTCGCGGTGACCTATCTGCCGCTGCTGCAACCGGTCTTCGGCACAAGGCCGGTTCCGCTGGAGGACGGGCTTTTGATCGTGGGTATCGGCGCGGTCTTCTTCGCGCTGATCGAAACCGAAAAGCAGATGCGGCTGGCCTTCCGAAGGGGGCAGCACGGGACCTGA
- a CDS encoding cation:proton antiporter, with amino-acid sequence MEALLHSPFGEVATLLVLAAVLGFVGLLLRQPLIVSFIAVGLVAGPSALDIVRSSDQIDLLSQLGIAVLLFLVGIKLDVKLIRSLGAVSLLTGLGQVAFTSVFGYLIGLGLGLGHVTSLYVAVALTFSSTIIIVKLLSDKREIDALHGQIALGFLIVQDLVVVLAMIVLSAIGIGSGEGGGDGTGNVLSVLGFGLAMVGAVVLFVRHVADPLSERLARAPELLVIFAIALAAIFAALADFVGLGMEVGGLLAGVALASTPYRETIAARLAPLRDFLLLFFFIALGAALDLSLLGAHVPGAILFSLFVLIGNPLIVLAIMGAMGYRKRTGFLAGLTVAQISEFSLIFVAMGVSLGHVAPEALGLVTMVGLVTIAASTYMITYSHRLYDLCEPVLGIFERRGTPREPEAGAAAGAARAGVLIFGLGRFGTAIGMRLQKRGIDVLGVDFNPQAVRRARTLGIEACYGDASDPEFLAELPLAEAAWMVSSVPILPGGLTQEDTRRTLIQLARGAGFRGRIAVASHNAADTQDLLGAGADLVLEPFQDAADRAVELLTGAPETERTAIPGIGSEAPQPA; translated from the coding sequence ATGGAGGCGCTGCTGCATTCGCCCTTCGGCGAGGTCGCGACCCTTCTGGTGCTGGCGGCCGTCCTCGGCTTTGTCGGCCTCCTGCTGCGCCAGCCGCTGATCGTGAGCTTCATCGCGGTCGGGCTGGTCGCCGGGCCCTCGGCGCTCGACATCGTGCGCTCGTCGGACCAGATAGACCTTTTGTCGCAGCTCGGGATCGCGGTGCTGCTGTTCCTCGTGGGCATCAAGCTTGACGTCAAGCTGATCCGGTCGCTCGGGGCGGTGTCGCTTCTGACCGGGCTGGGGCAGGTCGCCTTCACCTCGGTCTTCGGCTACCTGATCGGGCTTGGGCTGGGGCTCGGCCATGTCACCAGCCTTTACGTCGCGGTGGCGCTGACCTTTTCCTCGACCATCATCATCGTCAAGCTGCTCTCGGACAAGCGCGAGATCGACGCGCTGCATGGCCAGATCGCGCTTGGCTTCCTGATCGTGCAGGATCTGGTGGTGGTGCTGGCGATGATCGTGCTCTCGGCGATCGGGATCGGCTCGGGCGAGGGCGGCGGCGATGGCACGGGCAATGTGCTGTCGGTTCTGGGCTTCGGGCTGGCCATGGTCGGCGCGGTGGTCCTGTTCGTGCGCCATGTCGCCGATCCGCTGTCCGAGCGGCTGGCCCGCGCGCCCGAGCTTCTGGTGATCTTCGCCATCGCCCTGGCCGCGATCTTCGCCGCGCTTGCCGATTTCGTCGGGCTCGGCATGGAGGTCGGCGGGCTGCTGGCCGGGGTGGCGCTGGCCTCGACCCCCTATCGCGAGACCATCGCCGCCCGGCTGGCGCCGCTGCGCGATTTCCTTCTTTTGTTCTTCTTCATCGCGCTGGGGGCCGCGCTCGACCTGTCGCTGCTGGGGGCGCATGTGCCCGGGGCGATCCTGTTCTCGCTTTTCGTTCTGATCGGCAATCCGCTGATCGTGCTGGCGATCATGGGGGCGATGGGCTACCGCAAGCGCACCGGCTTTCTCGCCGGGCTGACGGTGGCCCAGATCAGCGAATTCTCGTTGATCTTCGTCGCCATGGGGGTCTCGCTCGGCCATGTCGCGCCCGAGGCGCTGGGGCTTGTCACCATGGTCGGGCTCGTGACCATCGCCGCCTCGACCTACATGATCACCTATTCGCACCGGCTGTACGATCTCTGCGAGCCGGTGCTCGGCATCTTCGAGCGCCGCGGCACCCCGCGCGAGCCCGAGGCCGGGGCCGCGGCCGGCGCGGCGCGGGCCGGGGTCCTGATCTTCGGGCTCGGCCGGTTCGGCACCGCCATCGGGATGCGGCTGCAAAAGCGCGGCATCGACGTGCTGGGCGTCGATTTCAACCCGCAGGCCGTGCGCCGGGCCCGGACGCTGGGCATCGAGGCCTGCTATGGCGATGCCAGCGATCCGGAATTCCTGGCCGAACTGCCGCTGGCCGAGGCCGCCTGGATGGTCTCCAGCGTGCCGATCCTGCCCGGGGGCCTGACCCAGGAAGATACCCGCCGCACCCTGATCCAGCTTGCGCGCGGCGCGGGCTTTCGCGGCCGCATCGCGGTGGCCTCGCATAATGCGGCCGATACGCAGGATCTGCTGGGCGCGGGCGCCGATCTGGTGCTCGAGCCGTTCCAGGACGCGGCCGACCGTGCCGTCGAGCTTCTGACCGGCGCGCCCGAGACCGAGCGCACCGCGATCCCCGGGATCGGCAGCGAGGCGCCGCAGCCCGCCTGA